The Sphaerisporangium siamense genome includes the window GGGGCTGCTGTTCACCATCGTGATCCTGTTCGCCCTGCAAGGAGAGGCCATCACCGCCAGACCGTGGGACGTGGCCCGGATCGCGCTGCCGCTGCTGGCCTACTTCGTCATCATGTGGTGCGGCTCGTTCGCGCTGGGACGGCTCGCCGGGCTCGGGTACGCACGCACCGCGACGCTGGCGTTCACCGCCGCGGGCAACAACTTCGAGCTGGCCATCGCGGTGGCCATCGCCACCTTCGGCCTCACCTCCGGCCAGGCCCTCGCCGGAGTGGTCGGCCCGCTGATCGAGGTTCCCGCCCTCGTCGCGCTGGTCTACCTCTCCCTGGCCCTGCGCCGTCGCATCCGATCTCAGCCGGCCTGACCGCCCTCGCGAGGAGCCGTCTCGTGTCCGATATCCCGGAAGTGCTGTTCGTCTGCGTCCACAACGCCGGCCGCTCCCAGATGGCCGCCGCCTTCCTCACCCACCTCGCGCCGGGCCGCGTCCGGGTCCGCTCCGCAGGGTCGGCGCCCGCCGACGCGGTGAACCCCGCCGTGGTGGAGGCGATGGAAGAGATCGGCGTCGACATCTCCGCCGAGATCCCCAAGGTGCTCACCACCGGCGCGGTACGTGCCTCCGATGTCGTCATCACCATGGGCTGCGGCGACACCTGCCCCTTCTTTCCCGGTAAGCGTTACCTCGATTGGCAGCTCGACGACCCCGCGGGCCAGGGAGTGGAGGCGGTCCGCCCGATCCGCGACGAGATCGAGCGGCGGGTGCGCGGCCTGATCACCGAACTCCTCCCAGGGGCGGGCGCCGGTGCCCGCTGACAGCCTGAGGGTCGCCGCCATGACGCCTGAGCACGCCGGCGAGGTGCTGGAGATCTCCCGGCTCGGCATCGACGAGGAGCCGGCCTGGCGGTGCTCCACGCGTTGATCGCCGCCACCGAAGCAGCCGGAATCTGGACCGTCCAGTCGGGGGTCTTCCCGGAGAACACCGCCGGCCTCGCTCCGCACGCCCGCGCCGGCTTCCGCGTGATCGGCACCCGGGAACGCGTCGGCCGTCACCACGGCGTCTGGCGTGACGTACTGCTCATCGAGCGGCGCAGCCCGATCATCACCTGAACGGCGACGCTCCCATCACGCCGAGCATGTTCACCGAACGCATCTCCCTTGTGCGGAGCGGCCGATCGCAGGGACGGCTCGCCGTTCGCGGGGGAGGCGTCCGCCGTGGCGGGCCGTGCGCGGGTGGAGGAGGTGGTGCTTCTAGACTGGGGCAGCGTGACCGATAAGCCGCGCATTCCTAACGTCCTGGCCGCCCGATACGCCTCGCCCGAGTTGGCGCGAGTGTGGTCTCCTGAGAACAAGGTGGTGGCCGAGCGGCGGCTGTGGCTGGCCGTTCTGCGGGCGCAGGGCGATCTCGGTGTGGCGGTGCCGCCGGGGGTGGTGGACGACTACGAGGCCGTGGCCGGCAAGGTGGACCTGGCCTCGATCGCCGCGCGCGAGCGGGTCACGCGGCACGACGTCAAGGCCCGCATCGAGGAGTTCAACGACCTGGCGGGGCACGAGCACGTCCACAAGGGCATGACCTCCCGCGACCTGACCGAGAACGTCGAGCAGATGCAGGTCCGCGACAGCCTCGTGCTCGTGCGCGACCGGTGCGTGGCCATGCTGGCCGCCCTGGCGGACCTGGCCGCCCGGCACGCCGGCGTCGTCATGGCGGGGCGCTCGCACAACGTCGCGGCGCAGGCCACCACGCTCGGCAAGCGGTTCGCCACGGCGGCCGACGAGCTGCTGGTGGCGTTCGCGCGGCTGGAGGAGCTGATCGCCCGCTACCCGCTGCGCGGGATCAAGGGGCCGGTCGGCACCGCGCAGGACATGCTGGACCTGCTCGGCGGGGACGCGCCCAAGCTCGCGGCGCTGGAGGAGCGCGTGGCGGGGCACCTGGGCTTCACGGCCGGGCTGACCAGCGTCGGGCAGGTCTACCCCCGGTCGCTGGACTACGAGGCGCTGACCACGCTGGTGCAGCTCGCGGCGGCGCCGTCCAGCCTGGCCAAGACGATCCGGCTGATGGCCGGGCACGAGCTGGTCACCGAGGGCTTCCAGCCGGGCCAGGTCGGCTCCAGCGCGATGCCGCACAAGATGAACACCCGCTCCTGCGAGCGGGTCAACGGCCTGGCCGTCGTGCTGCGCGGGTACGCCTCGATGGCCGGTGAGCTGGCCGGGGACCAGTGGAACGAGGGGGACGTGTCCTGCTCGGTGGTGCGCCGGGTGGCGCTGCCCGACGCGTTCTTCGCCTTCGACGGGCTGGCCGAGACGATGCTGACGGTGCTGGCCGAGTTCGGCGCTTTCCCCGCGGTGATCGCGGCCGAGCTGGACCGCTACCTGCCGTTCCTGTCGACCACCAAGATGCTGATGGCCGCCGTGCGGGCGGGCGTCGGCCGCGAGACGGCCCACGAGCTGATCAAGGAGCACGCCGTGGCGGCGGCGCTGGCCATGCGTGAGACCGGCGCGGCCAACACGCTGCTGGAGCGGCTCGACGCCGACCCGCGCTTCCCCCTAGACCTTCCCGCGCTGCGCGCCGCGCTGGCCGACCCGGTCACCTTCACCGGCGCGGCGGCGGCCCAGGTCACCGAGGTGGTGTCCCGGGTGGAGGCCGTGGTGGCCCGCCACCCCGAGGCCGCCGCCTACCGGCCCGGCGCCATCCTGTGACCGCCGG containing:
- a CDS encoding arsenate reductase ArsC yields the protein MSDIPEVLFVCVHNAGRSQMAAAFLTHLAPGRVRVRSAGSAPADAVNPAVVEAMEEIGVDISAEIPKVLTTGAVRASDVVITMGCGDTCPFFPGKRYLDWQLDDPAGQGVEAVRPIRDEIERRVRGLITELLPGAGAGAR
- a CDS encoding GNAT family N-acetyltransferase, encoding MLHALIAATEAAGIWTVQSGVFPENTAGLAPHARAGFRVIGTRERVGRHHGVWRDVLLIERRSPIIT
- the purB gene encoding adenylosuccinate lyase — protein: MTDKPRIPNVLAARYASPELARVWSPENKVVAERRLWLAVLRAQGDLGVAVPPGVVDDYEAVAGKVDLASIAARERVTRHDVKARIEEFNDLAGHEHVHKGMTSRDLTENVEQMQVRDSLVLVRDRCVAMLAALADLAARHAGVVMAGRSHNVAAQATTLGKRFATAADELLVAFARLEELIARYPLRGIKGPVGTAQDMLDLLGGDAPKLAALEERVAGHLGFTAGLTSVGQVYPRSLDYEALTTLVQLAAAPSSLAKTIRLMAGHELVTEGFQPGQVGSSAMPHKMNTRSCERVNGLAVVLRGYASMAGELAGDQWNEGDVSCSVVRRVALPDAFFAFDGLAETMLTVLAEFGAFPAVIAAELDRYLPFLSTTKMLMAAVRAGVGRETAHELIKEHAVAAALAMRETGAANTLLERLDADPRFPLDLPALRAALADPVTFTGAAAAQVTEVVSRVEAVVARHPEAAAYRPGAIL